The DNA sequence aacacacctgaaccagCTATTTAAGGTCTTcaggattacttgaaaattacaggCATGTGTGTTGGAGCAGGATTGGAGCTGGACTCTGCAGGAAGGTAGCACTCCTGTAGCCAACCCTGCTCCTGGAAAAACATTTCTGCTTAACATTCCATATTTCTAACACCACCAGATGTCTGTGATTTTTGCGCACATGTGGTTTCACAGGTAGTTctaaattttattaaaaactgaatacatttaattgtagacttattgatgaatcatgatttctgtGTGAAAATGTTTGCACAAAGGttttacaaatacatacatacacactgttagtgaatgagacccactgCGAGGGAATCTGATAAATTACCTGCAGAGTGATGACACAGAGGCAGAAGGAGTCTCAGGGCTGGGAGTGACAACAGTGGAGGGGCCGGTTAAAGCATGACAGGCTGTGAGAGTGGATGTACAGGGGGAACTGAAGGAGGATGGCGATGAGGACTTGACAAAACTGGATGTAAAAGGGGAGGCAACGGCATGAGCGCTGCCAGTGCTGGTGTCGCTAGCATGACTACGCCACTGGCTTGAGCTTTTAGACAAGAAGGCTAGAGGACTTGACAAAAAACAAGAGGCAAGGTTCGTGAGAGAGATTGAGGGAGAGTAAGGGGAAGAGGGACCACTGTGGTGGCCACCCCTTGTAGCTGGGTACACCTCCTTACGGAGACAAAGAGGGGCAATTTCTCGCTCTATCTCCACACTACAGACAGTGTGCCGGCGAGTACGCTTGGACGGAGAGTGAAAATGGGTGGAAAGTGGAATGGGTGAGCTCTTTTTGGGTGGTGAGGTAGTACTGTTGTCATGCGTGTGGGACAGGGGTAAACGAGAGTCACTGAATAATAGGGAAGGGATTTCAGGGCAGGAGTAGCTGCGCAGGAGACGGTTGGAGCTGCTACCTGACGACGATACTACCGGAATGGCTTCCACAGTCTTTTCTTGGGTCTCTGCCTCATCTTCACTTGCAATAAAACCTTTCCTTTTTCCAGCAAAAGCATGTTTTTTACTTTGTCTATTCAGAATCTTTGTAGGTCTTCTTAGCCTTCTTTCTGGCAGCAATGGAGCTGTTGAATCAGGCTGCATTGATGGTGACATAAGTACCCCTGGAGACAGAAATGACTCCTGCTCCTCAGTTGCAATAATAGTCCTTTGAGTTTCATCGCAAAACTGGTTGTTCTGAAGTACTGTTCTTTTTGCAGGTTCACTGGGTCCTGCTGGATCAACTACTGAAGTCGTACTGTAGTCCTCAAATTTATGCTTGGGTGGATGAAGAttcctcttttggaaagctgCACCTCTTGCACTTTTAAGAAAATGCTGTCTTGTCTTTCGAGATTCGACAATATTCTCAAAAGTCTCTTGTGCCTGCATGGGGTGCTGCAATCTTGAAGGCTCTGATGGTCTGGAATCTCCATAATTGCAATCATACATGGTATTCAAATTGTTGCAGCCTAAGCTCTTGTcaattgaatttgttgtaggatTTTGGAAGGATGTAGTATCAGTGGTATCAGTTTCATTGCCAGAGGTCTGTAACAACccagattttaaattttttcttttacattttactgTCTTTTCTGGTCTTATTTGTTTAACCTCTGTGGATTCACAAGACTCTGAGGTCACAGACACTACAGAATTTCTCATATGAACATCTATAGTATTACTGATACTGAGGTGCATATTTGAGGCTTGGAGCTGTTGCGCTGTAGAAGTCCCTTCCCTCTTTTTCCTGATCTGAACAGTTATTGCATCCTCCTGATGCTTTTTCAAAGTGATGTTGTTGTCTTTGACCTTTTTATTCTTCGCAGGCCTTAGGTCTTCCTCTTCAGTGTTTTGCAAAATACATTTCCCCCTTGCCAGCGAGACTTTCTTTGCCTCTCTTCTAGGTACTTCTCGGCATCTCTTTGCCCTCACTTCCACAACAGAAGTGCTCTTTAAACGGTCTGATATTTTAACTGAGTGATGCGTCCATTCCATAACATTTTCAGACTGTAATTCCTTCATGTCATTGTCCAGAGTCTTTGGTCCTGTCACAAAAGTGGCCAATTCAGTGTAGGTGGGTTCAGCAGTCTTTGACAGACGTTTCACCGACTTTCTAGGGCTTCTCCTAATGGCCATCCGTGAATTGGATTGCTCACTGTAAAACACACTACGTCTCC is a window from the Myxocyprinus asiaticus isolate MX2 ecotype Aquarium Trade chromosome 13, UBuf_Myxa_2, whole genome shotgun sequence genome containing:
- the LOC127450055 gene encoding uncharacterized protein LOC127450055 isoform X1; the protein is MAQMTSFGVEAEMEKQYSEGSKTVSSCATLQLGDGSPTNEHNNDQKPVEQGSPESPSTIKRWEIGPLLQSFKSKMASFTEIVMSPVRLFKPSDSLSSTRFPDQQEQLTTESNEESSTRTEESETTGDKCKNRLFSKRPSSERVQCNVAPKRHRVAQRLNFGTISGSNNKPELYHIKLHNDIKVAPNEENQIDRSSIQSQAVLQDGINYSSPCKAQSPFLRTRPIPSSDKPLNEASAKCKSCQANVQTDETVAQQRLIGERQTQSSEVDDSITACGHSSDSYFSEEASDLLKPETNSVFANSTKTTSLNNGSEVSSSIYSVFHLIGEDTRRRSVFYSEQSNSRMAIRRSPRKSVKRLSKTAEPTYTELATFVTGPKTLDNDMKELQSENVMEWTHHSVKISDRLKSTSVVEVRAKRCREVPRREAKKVSLARGKCILQNTEEEDLRPAKNKKVKDNNITLKKHQEDAITVQIRKKREGTSTAQQLQASNMHLSISNTIDVHMRNSVVSVTSESCESTEVKQIRPEKTVKCKRKNLKSGLLQTSGNETDTTDTTSFQNPTTNSIDKSLGCNNLNTMYDCNYGDSRPSEPSRLQHPMQAQETFENIVESRKTRQHFLKSARGAAFQKRNLHPPKHKFEDYSTTSVVDPAGPSEPAKRTVLQNNQFCDETQRTIIATEEQESFLSPGVLMSPSMQPDSTAPLLPERRLRRPTKILNRQSKKHAFAGKRKGFIASEDEAETQEKTVEAIPVVSSSGSSSNRLLRSYSCPEIPSLLFSDSRLPLSHTHDNSTTSPPKKSSPIPLSTHFHSPSKRTRRHTVCSVEIEREIAPLCLRKEVYPATRGGHHSGPSSPYSPSISLTNLASCFLSSPLAFLSKSSSQWRSHASDTSTGSAHAVASPFTSSFVKSSSPSSFSSPCTSTLTACHALTGPSTVVTPSPETPSASVSSLCSAFSQSSLDGDNGMLQMECEEAMDEQERSNFGLQLSNTAISEEKALSDSEIKTEIKEGHLGKVSSIRIRKKIPKPQNNLTPMGLPKVIRIKKKDFSLEEIYTNKNFSKPPDGRLETIFEVPLNRRDGSQAIVGQKKVKRFVEFPELGVARKPKKPLVGGTAGGGAQRKAGGNPGFCRTRRGVGASSKVEDGLNLQELDSLLCSKLEELDNWTALQQVAC
- the LOC127450055 gene encoding uncharacterized protein LOC127450055 isoform X2, which encodes MTSFGVEAEMEKQYSEGSKTVSSCATLQLGDGSPTNEHNNDQKPVEQGSPESPSTIKRWEIGPLLQSFKSKMASFTEIVMSPVRLFKPSDSLSSTRFPDQQEQLTTESNEESSTRTEESETTGDKCKNRLFSKRPSSERVQCNVAPKRHRVAQRLNFGTISGSNNKPELYHIKLHNDIKVAPNEENQIDRSSIQSQAVLQDGINYSSPCKAQSPFLRTRPIPSSDKPLNEASAKCKSCQANVQTDETVAQQRLIGERQTQSSEVDDSITACGHSSDSYFSEEASDLLKPETNSVFANSTKTTSLNNGSEVSSSIYSVFHLIGEDTRRRSVFYSEQSNSRMAIRRSPRKSVKRLSKTAEPTYTELATFVTGPKTLDNDMKELQSENVMEWTHHSVKISDRLKSTSVVEVRAKRCREVPRREAKKVSLARGKCILQNTEEEDLRPAKNKKVKDNNITLKKHQEDAITVQIRKKREGTSTAQQLQASNMHLSISNTIDVHMRNSVVSVTSESCESTEVKQIRPEKTVKCKRKNLKSGLLQTSGNETDTTDTTSFQNPTTNSIDKSLGCNNLNTMYDCNYGDSRPSEPSRLQHPMQAQETFENIVESRKTRQHFLKSARGAAFQKRNLHPPKHKFEDYSTTSVVDPAGPSEPAKRTVLQNNQFCDETQRTIIATEEQESFLSPGVLMSPSMQPDSTAPLLPERRLRRPTKILNRQSKKHAFAGKRKGFIASEDEAETQEKTVEAIPVVSSSGSSSNRLLRSYSCPEIPSLLFSDSRLPLSHTHDNSTTSPPKKSSPIPLSTHFHSPSKRTRRHTVCSVEIEREIAPLCLRKEVYPATRGGHHSGPSSPYSPSISLTNLASCFLSSPLAFLSKSSSQWRSHASDTSTGSAHAVASPFTSSFVKSSSPSSFSSPCTSTLTACHALTGPSTVVTPSPETPSASVSSLCSAFSQSSLDGDNGMLQMECEEAMDEQERSNFGLQLSNTAISEEKALSDSEIKTEIKEGHLGKVSSIRIRKKIPKPQNNLTPMGLPKVIRIKKKDFSLEEIYTNKNFSKPPDGRLETIFEVPLNRRDGSQAIVGQKKVKRFVEFPELGVARKPKKPLVGGTAGGGAQRKAGGNPGFCRTRRGVGASSKVEDGLNLQELDSLLCSKLEELDNWTALQQVAC